Sequence from the Miscanthus floridulus cultivar M001 chromosome 16, ASM1932011v1, whole genome shotgun sequence genome:
CCAGAGGTGCATCAGGGTGCGGTTGGGGTCAGGAGCAGGTGGTGGAAGGGGTGGTGGCGGCCGCGGGAGAGGAAGGAAACGGAAGAACATGGGTAGTTCTGATTGGAGAGATGACAGGCCATTTGATAGTAGAGGGTCGAGTAATTGGTCAGATAATGCTGGGAAGTTCCTGAGGTGATGATATCCTGTTTTGTTTGTTAACTTTGTTGTGTGTTATTTTCACTTGTATTGGGATGATGTCATTTCACATGTATGGCATACCTGAACTTAGTAATAGCAATGCACCTAATGTAGCTGCACAACAGCCTTATACGATTGTGCAGTTTATCTAGTTTTGCTGCCGACTAGTGTTTTAATTGAACTTACCATTTTGGTTCATTGATCAGGTTTCACCTGTACAAAGAGAACAAGGACACCCAAGAAGCATTAGGAGTAATAGGAAAAATGCTAGGGCTTCAGGTATTTCATAGTTGCTACATCCTAGAATTCATTTACCCGCCTTAGATAACTGGGTTCATTTACCTGCTCTTGCTGCTGCTAAGTTAACTGTACCTTTTGCAGCCACGCTCATTTGGGTTTGCAGGGACAAAGGATAAGCGTGCTGTTACTACACAGCAGGCACGTATTCCTCAAGTTTATAACAGAAGAGTAAATTTATTTAGTTAGTCCTGGAGCTTCCTTGAATAATGTTGGCTAACATATAACATTTCCTTGAATAAGTCTGGAAATGGAACACTTCGTGATTTTAGTTGTACAAGAGACTGCATGTTAGATTACTAACTTAAATGTCTTCTGAATGACATAATTAGTTTTCAAAGATATTTGTTATGTATTTTCATACATTCCATTCTTTTCACTATTGATAGCTTACCTATGTGAATAGTTTCTCATTTCTGTCTATAATTGTGCATACAGTGATATTGATACTTTTCTAATTTTTATCAGGTAACTGTTTTCAAGGTGCAAGCCAGTAGATTGGCTGCTCTTAATAATCGGCTGTTTGGGATTAAAGTTGGAAACTTCTGGTATGTGATTAGTATTATCCTGTTGTACATATAACCATGATATATAGCAGTCTTAAAATGTTGATAATTTTGGCAACTAACTAATGCTTTTTAGTTATGTGAAGGAGGGACTTGTTCTTGGTCAGCTCACAGGAAATCGATTTGCAATTACTCTGAGGTACTGTCTTTGCTTACAATTTAATATTTTAGCATTCCTGACTATAGTTTTTTTCTGGTACTAAAATGCTCATCATTTGACTCGAGCCATAGTAACTTCTTAGACTAAGACTATGTTCAACACAAGAACTTGGGATCATGTTTTTAACATTCTATTGTTTGCTATGACGTGTGCATTTGTCTCTATTGTTTGCTATGATACTTCAGTCCACAACTCCACATGCAGCATACCTTGTACATTCTCTTTTAGGAAAACAGGGCATATGGAGATCTTATGTTTCCCTATATTTATTTAGGGGTGTTACTGCAAAATCTGAAGACATGATAAAAAATGCCGTAGATGGCTTAGGAAAGAATGGATTTATCAACTACTATGGTTTGCAGGTATTATATCCTCAAGTTTAAAACCTATTACCCTATTATTTCTGAAGCTCATCGAGTTTATCTATTTCATCTGCTTAGCGTTTTGGAAGTGGTTCAGTACCAACACACCTTGTTGGGGCTGCTTTGCTTAGAGGAGAGTGGAAGGCTGCTGTAAACTTGATTCTTGATCCAAGGGAAGGAGATATCCTACAAATATTTTATGTGTCCAATTAGGAGTTTGTATTCAGTTCTGCCAGCTTTTGTTTAAACATAACTAAGTCCGTACAGCATGATGACATTAATGAGGTGCGCAAACATTACAAGGAACATGGTGACATTGATATGGCACTGAGGAACTTCCCTCGACACCTCGTAGCTGAGAGGGCAATAGTAAGTATAGTTACCATTTTTCAACATATACTGTGGTATTAATTGAAAAAATGTGGCCTTCTAATTCTTTCTACTTTGTGTAAAGCACATTGCTTTGTGCATTTAAACTGATTCTTTTTTCTTATCTTCCGTTGTTTGCATGTTTCCAGCTTCAATGTCTGAAGAAATGCCCTGGTAACCATCTGCAAGCACTTAAGGGTATACCAAGAACACTTAGAATGATGTATGTTGCATCCTTTTATTTGAATATACTCCATTTTTTCTTTGTATTATCATCATTAAGTGCAAATTAAGGTACATAATTTTAGATGGTTAAGAATATGCTGCCTAGACCATCTTTGCTTGGGGCAAAAAGGCTTTTTTGTTGTTGATGACGTGTCATGTTTTTCACTAGTAAGAATATCTAGTTATTCTTGACTTGTGCTAAAAATTGTTTCTCGGTCTCTAATAACAGCTTTACCTCTGTGTCCAGCTCTGTTTTCGTATTCTGCATTTATTTGTTAATGTTGGCCCTATTCTGCTGCACTACTTCAGTAGTACTTTTCTgtgaacgaacagtgtttttctctcacagtatttcagcataagccaaatttcagcgaaacttGTCAACTGTTAAGTTATTCCATCACGGCATACAAATGTACTAGTGTGCTTGTCTCACATCATATAGCAGTGCTTACTTTGTTATATGCTAAGGTAATGCTTTGTTGCCATGTCATATTCTGTTGTCTAAATAATCTCTTGTGATGGTGTCCAATTCTGTAGTTGTATTAGTTCATAGTATTGTATGCTCTCATGTCAGTTGAATTTTCTTGAATGATAGCCATGTCTTCTTTCTACTTTTTCTGAAAGTTTTTATTTGAATGTTCTATGTAGGTACGTACATAGTTACCAAAGTTACCTGTGGAATCATGCTGCCAGTATGAGAGTGGAAAAGTATGGTTAGTTTCTTCCCTTCTACTAAAAGAATTAATGAAATCATTATATGGTTTGATGTTTGTGAATTGATGTATATTATTGCTTGGTGGGGTTATCTTTGAACTGATGTATTAGTCTAGCAAACAATTTTTGTCGTTTTTCATTTTCTGACTAGTAATTTGACAGGCATTTCACAGGTTGTAGAAGGTGACTTAGTGTATAACAAAGAATGCCCTCCAGAAGAATTGACTTCCGTAAACATTCTGGAAACTGATGATGGCCATACAAATTCAATTGAAATTGATCTATGTTCTGAAGCACAACCAGAAGAAAGCATCCAGTCTGTGAAGGTTTGGTGCAGTTGTGACACATGCTGATACACAAAAATGTCCTTTCTAATAGAGATCCTAATAATCCACCTTTTATTTCTTCTCTAGATAGTTGATTCTGGAGATTTATTGAAGGGGATATACACATTTGATGATGTTGTCCTACCTTTGCCTGGGTAATACCAATTCCTTTGTATTTGtactttcatttttttgtttatgCTTATTTGTATGGCATGCAGTTCACAAGCATTGTTTCCCGGGAATGAAGTTGCTGAGATTTACCATGAAATGGCTAGAAAGGTAACACTATCCTATAGTGTGTATTTTGTAGTTTATTAGATGTTCTTTCTTGTTTAGCAGAAGTTTGTGCACTGCAGCATTGGATTTTTCGTGTGAGTGTTTCATACTTTTCACAAAGTTAGATACCAAGATGTGGGTCTAGTACATTTCTAAAGTAACTAGCATTTGGACTAGTAGGTTTTGCTGTGGGTCTAGGATGAACATTTGAGTTTCCCCTTTTGTTTCTGTATACTTTAATGTGGTGATTGGTGGCTGTCACATGAAACCTTATTAAGTTGAGTTTCCAGAACTGGAACTTATTGCGTTAGCTATTTATAGCGATGTTGATTTGAATTGATAGTAGGTTGGTGCTTTTGTCAACTCAATCGGAATCTGTTTCTTCAGTATTCCATGATTGCATAGTATTTCTTTACTTGAGAGGAGTATTTAGGAAATATGTTATGATTGATACAACATGTTTTGAGTGATTTCTGGACAAAACAGATGGAAATATTTGAATTTTGCTTTCATGACACAGGATGGCATTAGCTTGA
This genomic interval carries:
- the LOC136512100 gene encoding uncharacterized protein, with protein sequence MARSTSLSEAEAGISCFTSSLPGFRGVLKHRYADFIVHEVARDGALVQLTSFDLPTECVDVNEEDKAAPSAEADHSQALESFRSLCGDADCNALKSLLERVSAGGDSDVSPVILSPDADKAHRSDVHNFFKKTFKFLVTDTVEHSDGVQRCIRVRLGSGAGGGRGGGGRGRGRKRKNMGSSDWRDDRPFDSRGSSNWSDNAGKFLRFHLYKENKDTQEALGVIGKMLGLQPRSFGFAGTKDKRAVTTQQVTVFKVQASRLAALNNRLFGIKVGNFCYVKEGLVLGQLTGNRFAITLRGVTAKSEDMIKNAVDGLGKNGFINYYGLQRFGSGSVPTHLVGAALLRGEWKAAVNLILDPREGEHDDINEVRKHYKEHGDIDMALRNFPRHLVAERAILQCLKKCPGNHLQALKGIPRTLRMMYVHSYQSYLWNHAASMRVEKYGISQVVEGDLVYNKECPPEELTSVNILETDDGHTNSIEIDLCSEAQPEESIQSVKIVDSGDLLKGIYTFDDVVLPLPGSQALFPGNEVAEIYHEMARKDGISLTENAHGVKEFSITSMKGGYRRVFQRPIGFEWELMTYTDDSSSLAETDLDVLSRTKPKEANELISNQEQQDKLEKAPDTSVPTNENSSQENKLIGSPDTLSKKLALKLAFTLPASCYATMAIRELLKTSTSVAYQKTLSC